The following coding sequences lie in one Zingiber officinale cultivar Zhangliang chromosome 2B, Zo_v1.1, whole genome shotgun sequence genomic window:
- the LOC122049193 gene encoding beta-amylase 1, chloroplastic-like, with the protein MAFSLAHQVGTLRGTPMVMVETGSAVRADPHSAPVSVWKPQAVDRRFRIQIGAGQAEIETAPAACPGGSTALLGLSAARDSPVVPEVAQLPEAEVREHLGGGGAVKGVPVFVMMPLDTVRPGGGLNRRKAMNASLMALKNTGVEGVMVDVWWGMVEKERPGEYDWRGYDEFMEMASRIGLKVQAVMSFHQCGGNVGDSVTIPLPNWVLEEMEKDPDLAYTDQWGRRNPEYLSLGCDALPVLKGRSPVQCYADFMRAFRHRFSHLIGSTIIEIQVGMGPAGELRYPSYPESDGTWKFPGIGAFQCYDKYMLNNLKTAAEAAGKTEWGHGGPSDAGGYNNWPEDTAFFRHDGGWNGAYGEFFLSWYSQMLLDHGERIVSSATSVFDSAGVKISVKVAGIHWHYATRSHAPELTAGYYNTRYRDGYLPIARMLGRHGAVFNFTCVEMRDGEQPGEAACQPEELVRQVAAAAREAGVELAGENALPRYDETAHEQIVKAAAGDSEKMAAFTYLRMGPDLFHPDNWRRFVAFVKTMAEDRGGSVDRCREMVEREAELSVHATVPLGEEAAAALTCA; encoded by the exons ATGGCGTTCAGTTTGGCGCATCAGGTCGGGACTCTCCGGGGAACGCCGATGGTGATGGTGGAGACGGGGTCGGCGGTGAGGGCGGATCCCCACTCCGCGCCGGTGTCAGTCTGGAAGCCCCAGGCGGTGGACCGACGCTTCCGGATCCAGATCGGGGCTGGGCAGGCGGAGATCGAGACAGCGCCGGCAGCTTGTCCGGGAGGATCGACCGCGTTGCTCGGTCTGTCGGCGGCGCGCGACTCGCCGGTGGTGCCGGAGGTAGCGCAGCTGCCGGAGGCGGAGGTGAGGGAGCACCTTGGCGGGGGAGGGGCGGTGAAGGGGGTTCCCGTGTTCGTCATGATGCCGTTGGATACAGTGAGGCCTGGCGGGGGGCTGAACCGTAGGAAGGCGATGAACGCGAGCCTGATGGCGCTGAAGAACACCGGTGTGGAGGGGGTGATGGTCGACGTGTGGTGGGGGATGGTGGAGAAGGAGAGGCCGGGAGAGTACGATTGGCGCGGCTACGACGAGTTCATGGAAATGGCCTCCCGGATCGGGCTCAAGGTCCAGGCCGTCATGTCCTTCCATCAATGCGGCGGCAACGTCGGCGACAGCGTGAC AATACCACTGCCAAACTGGGTTCTGGAGGAAATGGAGAAGGACCCGGACCTGGCCTACACCGACCAATGGGGCCGCCGCAACCCCGAGTACCTCTCCCTCGGCTGCGACGCCCTCCCCGTCCTCAAGGGCCGCTCCCCCGTCCAGTGCTACGCCGACTTCATGCGCGCCTTCCGCCACCGCTTCTCCCACCTCATCGGCTCCACCATCATC GAGATTCAAGTGGGCATGGGTCCCGCCGGCGAGCTGAGGTACCCGTCGTACCCCGAATCCGACGGCACCTGGAAATTCCCCGGCATCGGAGCATTTCAATGCTACGATAAG TACATGTTGAACAACCTGAAGACCGCTGCGGAGGCGGCAGGGAAGACGGAGTGGGGCCATGGCGGGCCTTCCGACGCAGGCGGCTACAACAACTGGCCGGAAGACACCGCCTTCTTCCGCCACGACGGCGGTTGGAACGGGGCTTACGGGGAGTTCTTTCTGTCCTGGTACTCTCAGATGCTCCTCGATCACGGCGAGCGCATCGTCTCCTCCGCCACCTCTGTATTCGACTCTGCCGGCGTCAAGATCTCCGTCAAGGTGGCCGGCATCCACTGGCACTACGCCACCCGGTCGCACGCCCCCGAGCTCACCGCCGGCTACTACAACACCCGCTACCGCGACGGATACCTCCCCATCGCCCGCATGCTGGGCCGGCACGGCGCCGTGTTCAACTTCACCTGCGTGGAGATGCGCGACGGCGAGCAGCCCGGCGAGGCGGCGTGTCAGCCGGAGGAGCTCGTCAGGCAGGTGGCGGCGGCAGCGCGGGAGGCCGGCGTGGAGCTGGCTGGCGAGAACGCGCTGCCGAGGTACGACGAGACGGCGCATGAGCAGATAGTGAAGGCCGCGGCCGGGGATTCGGAGAAGATGGCGGCCTTCACGTACCTCCGGATGGGGCCCGACCTGTTCCATCCGGACAACTGGAGGAGGTTCGTGGCGTTCGTCAAGACCATGGCGGAGGACAGGGGAGGCTCGGTGGACCGCTGCCGCGAGATGGTGGAGAGGGAGGCGGAGCTCTCGGTCCACGCCACCGTGCCGCTCGGCGAGGAGGCTGCCGCAGCCCTCACGTGCGCTTAG
- the LOC122045902 gene encoding PHD finger protein ING1-like isoform X1, whose product MGFLEDFRASVESVPAMLQRNYALMRDLDKSLLGVRQQNEQRCEQEINDIKRRIESGNIQPDASLFKFSDEALDEQKHCIRIADEKVALATQAYDMVDAHIQQLDQYLRKIEEIRRERELAAAAAAAGASNAEGNTRSGRGEGGRGGRKKYSISWLAAEQPAIELELPVDPNEPRYCVCHQVSYGNMVACDNPSCQIEWFHFECVGLKEHPKGKWYCPNCVGLQKRRKGK is encoded by the exons ATGGGTTTCCTCGAAGATTTCCGAGCTA GTGTTGAATCCGTACCAGCTATGCTTCAACGCAATTATGCTCTAATGCGAGATCTAGACAAAAGCTTATTAG GAGTTCGTCAGCAAAATGAGCAGCGCTGTGAGCAAGAAATAAATGATATTAAACGGAGAATAGAATCTGGTAACATTCAACCTGATGCATCATTATTCAAATTTTCAGATGAGGCCCTTGACGAGCAGAAGCATTGCATTAGAATTGCTGATGAAAAGGTGGCTTTGGCCACTCAAGCATATGATATG GTGGATGCTCACATCCAACAACTTGATCAATATTTGAGAAAGATTGAAGAAATTCGGCGAG AACGAGAACTTGCAGCAGCAGCTGCTGCTGCAGGTGCCTCAAATGCTGAGGGTAACACAAGATCTGGAAGGGGTGAAGGTGGCCGAGGGGGTCGTAAAAAGTATTCCAT ATCATGGTTAGCAGCTGAACAACCAGCGATTGAGTTGGAGCTGCCTGTGGATCCGAACGAGCCCAGATACTGTGTCTGCCACCAAGTTAGCTACGGCAACATGGTTGCTTGTGACAACCCCAGT TGCCAGATAGAATGGTTTCATTTTGAGTGTGTTGGGCTCAAAGAGCATCCCAAGGGCAAATGGTACTGTCCCAACTGTGTTGGACTGCAAAAGCGCCGCAAAGGCAAGTGA
- the LOC122045902 gene encoding PHD finger protein ING1-like isoform X2, which produces MGFLEDFRASVESVPAMLQRNYALMRDLDKSLLGVRQQNEQRCEQEINDIKRRIESGNIQPDASLFKFSDEALDEQKHCIRIADEKVALATQAYDMVDAHIQQLDQYLRKIEEIRRERELAAAAAAAGASNAEGNTRSGRGEGGRGGRKKSWLAAEQPAIELELPVDPNEPRYCVCHQVSYGNMVACDNPSCQIEWFHFECVGLKEHPKGKWYCPNCVGLQKRRKGK; this is translated from the exons ATGGGTTTCCTCGAAGATTTCCGAGCTA GTGTTGAATCCGTACCAGCTATGCTTCAACGCAATTATGCTCTAATGCGAGATCTAGACAAAAGCTTATTAG GAGTTCGTCAGCAAAATGAGCAGCGCTGTGAGCAAGAAATAAATGATATTAAACGGAGAATAGAATCTGGTAACATTCAACCTGATGCATCATTATTCAAATTTTCAGATGAGGCCCTTGACGAGCAGAAGCATTGCATTAGAATTGCTGATGAAAAGGTGGCTTTGGCCACTCAAGCATATGATATG GTGGATGCTCACATCCAACAACTTGATCAATATTTGAGAAAGATTGAAGAAATTCGGCGAG AACGAGAACTTGCAGCAGCAGCTGCTGCTGCAGGTGCCTCAAATGCTGAGGGTAACACAAGATCTGGAAGGGGTGAAGGTGGCCGAGGGGGTCGTAAAAA ATCATGGTTAGCAGCTGAACAACCAGCGATTGAGTTGGAGCTGCCTGTGGATCCGAACGAGCCCAGATACTGTGTCTGCCACCAAGTTAGCTACGGCAACATGGTTGCTTGTGACAACCCCAGT TGCCAGATAGAATGGTTTCATTTTGAGTGTGTTGGGCTCAAAGAGCATCCCAAGGGCAAATGGTACTGTCCCAACTGTGTTGGACTGCAAAAGCGCCGCAAAGGCAAGTGA
- the LOC122045902 gene encoding PHD finger protein ING1-like isoform X3 translates to MGFLEDFRASVESVPAMLQRNYALMRDLDKSLLGVRQQNEQRYEALDEQKHCIRIADEKVALATQAYDMVDAHIQQLDQYLRKIEEIRRERELAAAAAAAGASNAEGNTRSGRGEGGRGGRKKYSISWLAAEQPAIELELPVDPNEPRYCVCHQVSYGNMVACDNPSCQIEWFHFECVGLKEHPKGKWYCPNCVGLQKRRKGK, encoded by the exons ATGGGTTTCCTCGAAGATTTCCGAGCTA GTGTTGAATCCGTACCAGCTATGCTTCAACGCAATTATGCTCTAATGCGAGATCTAGACAAAAGCTTATTAG GAGTTCGTCAGCAAAATGAGCAGCGCT ATGAGGCCCTTGACGAGCAGAAGCATTGCATTAGAATTGCTGATGAAAAGGTGGCTTTGGCCACTCAAGCATATGATATG GTGGATGCTCACATCCAACAACTTGATCAATATTTGAGAAAGATTGAAGAAATTCGGCGAG AACGAGAACTTGCAGCAGCAGCTGCTGCTGCAGGTGCCTCAAATGCTGAGGGTAACACAAGATCTGGAAGGGGTGAAGGTGGCCGAGGGGGTCGTAAAAAGTATTCCAT ATCATGGTTAGCAGCTGAACAACCAGCGATTGAGTTGGAGCTGCCTGTGGATCCGAACGAGCCCAGATACTGTGTCTGCCACCAAGTTAGCTACGGCAACATGGTTGCTTGTGACAACCCCAGT TGCCAGATAGAATGGTTTCATTTTGAGTGTGTTGGGCTCAAAGAGCATCCCAAGGGCAAATGGTACTGTCCCAACTGTGTTGGACTGCAAAAGCGCCGCAAAGGCAAGTGA